The genome window CGGGCCGGTCAGCGGATCCAGCGCCATTTTATGAATCAGCTCTGGCGTCTCTTCCGCCACTTTTTCAATTTCAACGCCGCCTTCGGTGGAGGCCATAAACACGACCCGACGGGTGCTGCGGTCAACCACGGCGCCCAGGTAGAGTTCCTGATCAATATCGGTAGCGGCTTCAACCAGAATCTGGTTAACCGGCTGACCTTCCGCATCCGTTTGATAAGTGACCAGACGTTTACCCAGCCAGTTTTCAGCAAAAGTACGGATCTCTTCTTTGCTGTTAACCACTTTCACACCGCCCGCTTTACCACGGCCACCGGCATGAACCTGACATTTTACTACCCACGGGCCTGCGCCAATTTTAGAGGCCGCTTCTTCCGCTTCACGTGGCGTAGTGCAGGCGTAACCGGTCGGTGCCGGTAAGCCATACCGTGCAAACAGCTGTTTCGCCTGGTACTCGTGTAAGTTCATGATGTTCTATCCATTCAGGTCTGAAAAGATTAATAAGGTTGGGCGCGGCAGTAACCGCGCCCGGCAACATTAAACGTCCAGCAGCAGGCGCGCCGGATCTTCCAGCATCTCTTTCACTGCCACCAGATAGCCCACGGATTCGCGGCCATCAATCAGACGGTGGTCGTAAGAGAGCGCCAGATACATCATCGGCAGCACCACAACCTGACCATTAACCGCCATTGGGCGATCTTTGATTGCGTGCATGCCCAGGATAGCGCTCTGCGGCGGGTTAATGATCGGCGTCGACATCAGCGAACCGAACACACCACCGTTGGTGATGGTAAAGTTACCGCCGGTCAGTTCTTCTACCGTCAGCTTGCCGTCACGGCCTTTTACCGCCAGCTCTTTAATTTTCTTCTCGATATCCGCCATGCTCAGCGTATCGACATCGCGCAGAACCGGCGTCACCAGGCCGCGCGGCGTGGAAACGGCGATGCTGACGTCAAAGTAGTTGTGATACACCACATCTTCGCCATCGATGGAAGCGTTCACTTCCGGATAGCGTTTCAGCGCTTCCACAACCGCTTTGATATAGAAGGACATAAAGCCCAGACGCACGCCGTGACGTTTCTCGAAGGCATCGCCGTACTGCTTACGCAGCTCCATGATCGGCTTCATGTTGACTTCGTTAAAAGTGGTCAGCATGGCGGTGCTGTTTTTCGCTTCCAGCAGACGCTCGGCAACGCGCTTACGCAGACGCGTCATAGGTACGCGCTTCTCGCTGCGGCCAGCCAGCGGTTGAGGCTGTGC of Pantoea alhagi contains these proteins:
- the odhB gene encoding 2-oxoglutarate dehydrogenase complex dihydrolipoyllysine-residue succinyltransferase is translated as MSSVEILVPDLPESVADATVATWHKKPGDAVSRDEVLVEIETDKVVLEVPASADGVLEAVLEEEGATVTSRQILGRLKEGNSGGKEASVKTESNESTPAQRQSASLEEESNDALSPAIRRLIAEHDLDAAAIKGTGVGGRITREDVEKHLTQQPAKAESKPQAAAPQAQPQPLAGRSEKRVPMTRLRKRVAERLLEAKNSTAMLTTFNEVNMKPIMELRKQYGDAFEKRHGVRLGFMSFYIKAVVEALKRYPEVNASIDGEDVVYHNYFDVSIAVSTPRGLVTPVLRDVDTLSMADIEKKIKELAVKGRDGKLTVEELTGGNFTITNGGVFGSLMSTPIINPPQSAILGMHAIKDRPMAVNGQVVVLPMMYLALSYDHRLIDGRESVGYLVAVKEMLEDPARLLLDV